From Mytilus edulis chromosome 8, xbMytEdul2.2, whole genome shotgun sequence, one genomic window encodes:
- the LOC139484105 gene encoding uncharacterized protein has protein sequence MRKAFDSVPRNLLWFKLRKFGISGKFLSALQSLYENVRCTVRVNDRHTPWFNVDCGVKQGCLLSPTLFAAYINDLTERINNLDCGVRIDDTMLSILLYADDIALIAPDEESLQKMLDTVSE, from the coding sequence ATGCGGAAAGCTTTTGACTCTGTACCAAGAAATTTGTTGTGGTTTAAACTTCGAAAATTTGGAATAAGTGGCAAATTTCTGTCTGCTTTACAGTCCTTATATGAGAATGTTAGATGTACAGTTCGTGTCAATGACAGACATACACCATGGTTTAATGTGGACTGCGGAGTTAAGCAAGGCTGTTTATTGTCTCCCACATTATTTGCCGCCTACATCAACGACCTTACTGAACGTATCAATAATCTAGATTGTGGTGTTCGCATCGATGATACTATGCTGAGTATACTTTTATATGCAGATGACATCGCACTGATTGCTCCGGACGAGGAAAGTCTCCAGAAGATGTTAGATACTGTTTCGGAGTGA
- the LOC139484104 gene encoding uncharacterized protein KIAA1958-like: MGERVMNDLSEDILQLEDIINSRDKEREATNAFLAEMRNGNTVRKTKSDVGKFKTWLNQQNEEREVESIPSPELDLFLARFFMTAKKGDGGEYEPDTLKSMQGSINRFLAEKGSLVNLIEDKDFKHSRDVLTSKRKYLRQQGKGNRPNQADPFTKEELDMLYQKGLLGGGKYINVCIHFFLHVMKSYNL, from the coding sequence ATGGGAGAACGAGTGATGAACGATCTATCAGAAGACATTCTTCAATTAGAGGACATAATCAACTCTCGTGACAAGGAAAGGGAAGCAACAAATGCCTTCTTGGCGGAGATGCGTAATGGAAACACAGTCAGAAAGACAAAGTCAGAcgttggaaaattcaaaacttggtTGAATCAACAGAATGAGGAGAGAGAGGTGGAAAGCATTCCTTCTCCCGAATTAGATTTATTCCTAGCAAGGTTCTTTATGACCGCTAAAAAGGGCGATGGCGGAGAATATGAGCCTGACACTCTAAAATCTATGCAGGGCAGTATCAATCGGTTTTTGGCAGAAAAGGGATCACTAGTGAACTTGATAGAGGATAAGGACTTCAAGCATTCTAGAGATGTGCTGACATCTAAAAGAAAATACCTAAGACAACAAGGCAAAGGAAACAGGCCCAACCAGGCTGACCCCTTTACAAAAGAGGAACTAGACATGTTGTATCAGAAAGGATTATTGGGTGGAGGCAAGTACATAAAtgtatgtatacatttttttctccATGTAATGAAATCCTATAATTTATAA